Proteins encoded within one genomic window of Urocitellus parryii isolate mUroPar1 chromosome 16, mUroPar1.hap1, whole genome shotgun sequence:
- the Rho gene encoding rhodopsin, which translates to MNGTEGPDFYVPFSNATGVVHSPFEHPQYYLAEPWQFSLLAAYMFLLILLGFPINFLTLYVTVQHKKLRSPLNYILLNLATADLFMVLFGFTTTVYTALNGYFVFGRTGCFVEGFFATLGGEVALWSLVVLAIERYMVVCKPMSNFRFGENHAIMGVIFTWIMASACAVPPLFGWSRYLPEGMQCSCGIDYYTPKPELNNESFVIYMFVVHFTIPLLIIFFCYGRLVFTVKEAAAQQQESATTQKAEKEVTRMVIIMVIAFLICWVPYASVAVHIFTHQGSDFGPVLMTIPAFFAKSSALYNPVIYIMMNKQFRNCMLTTICCGKNPLGDEETSTTVSRTETSQVAPA; encoded by the exons ATGAATGGCACCGAGGGCCCCGACTTCTACGTCCCCTTCTCCAATGCCACCGGGGTGGTGCACAGCCCCTTCGAGCACCCGCAGTACTACCTGGCCGAGCCCTGGCAGTTCTCCCTCCTGGCCGCCTACATGTTCCTGCTCATCCTCCTGGGCTTCCCCATCAACTTCCTCACGCTCTATGTCACCGTGCAGCACAAGAAGCTGCGGTCCCCCCTCAACTACATCCTGCTCAACCTGGCCACCGCCGACCTCTTCATGGTGCTCTTCGGCTTCACCACCACCGTCTACACCGCGCTCAACGGCTACTTCGTCTTCGGGCGCACCGGCTGCTTCGTGGAGGGCTTCTTTGCCACCCTGGGCG GCGAAGTGGCCCTGTGGTCCTTGGTGGTCCTGGCCATCGAGAGGTACATGGTGGTGTGCAAACCCATGAGCAACTTCCGCTTCGGGGAGAACCACGCCATCATGGGGGTCATCTTCACCTGGATCATGGCGTCGGCCTGTGCCGTCCCGCCCCTCTTCGGCTGGTCCAG GTACCTCCCCGAAGGCATGCAGTGCTCCTGTGGGATCGACTACTACACGCCCAAGCCCGAGCTCAACAACGAGTCCTTCGTCATCTACATGTTCGTGGTGCACTTCACCATCCCCCTGCTCATCATCTTCTTCTGCTACGGCCGGCTGGTCTTCACCGTCAAGGAG GCAGCCGCCCAGCAGCAGGAGTCGGCCACCACCCAGAAGGCAGAAAAGGAGGTGACCCGCATGGTCATCATCATGGTCATCGCTTTCCTCATCTGCTGGGTGCCCTACGCCAGCGTGGCCGTGCACATCTTCACCCACCAGGGCTCCGACTTCGGCCCCGTCCTCATGACCATCCCCGCCTTCTTCGCCAAGAGCTCCGCCCTCTACAACCCTGTCATCTACATCATGATGAACAAGCAG TTCCGGAACTGCATGCTCACCACCATCTGCTGTGGCAAGAACCCCCTGGGTGACGAGGAGACCTCGACCACCGTATCCAGGACGGAGACCAGCCAGGTGGCCCCAGCCTAA